The following proteins are encoded in a genomic region of Coffea eugenioides isolate CCC68of chromosome 6, Ceug_1.0, whole genome shotgun sequence:
- the LOC113772864 gene encoding calcium-dependent protein kinase 8, whose amino-acid sequence MGNCCAVPQTSEDGQVKKKGKNKPNPFAEYGGNYAAVGNGGHKSYVLDDPTGHEIEQRYELGKELGRGEFGITYLATDKSTGEVFACKSISKKKLRTRVDIEDVRREVEIMKHLPRHPNIVSLKDTYEDDNAVHLVMELCEGGELFDRIVARGHYTERAAATVTRTIVEVIQVCHKHGVMHRDLKPENFLFGNKKENAPLKAIDFGLSVIFKPGETFNEIVGSPYYMAPEVLKRNYGPEVDVWSAGVILYILLCGVPPFWAETEQGVAQAIIRSVVDFKRDPWPKVSDSAKDLVKKMLNPDPKQRLSAQEVLDHPWVQNAKKAPNVSLGETVRARLKQFSVMNKLKKRALRVIAEHLSVEEVAGIKEGFQVMDTGNKGKIDINELRAGLVKLGHQMPEADLQILMEAGDVDKDGYLDYGEFVAISVHLKKMGNDDDHLKKAFDFFDRDQSGYIEIDELRSALADADEVDANSEEVIKAIIQDVDTDKDGRISYEEFATMMTAGTDWRKASRQYSRERYNNLSLKLMKDGSIEVTM is encoded by the exons ATGGGGAATTGTTGTGCAGTACCGCAAACATCTGAAGATGGACAAGtgaagaaaaaggggaaaaataagCCAAATCCTTTTGCTGAGTATGGTGGGAACTATGCAGCTGTTGGTAATGGTGGACACAAGTCCTATGTATTGGATGATCCAACAGGGCACGAAATTGAGCAGAGGTATGAACTGGGGAAAGAGCTCGGCCGGGGCGAATTTGGGATTACTTATTTGGCTACTGACAAATCAACTGGAGAAGTTTTTGCCTGTAAATCCATATCAAAGAAGAAGCTCAGGACAAGAGTAGATATTGAGGATGTCAGAAGAGAAGTTGAGATCATGAAGCATTTGCCTAGACATCCCAATATTGTGAGCTTGAAGGATACTTACGAGGATGATAACGCAGTCCACCTGGTTATGGAGTTGTGTGAAGGTGGTGAATTGTTTGATCGGATTGTTGCCAGGGGGCACTATACTGAGAGGGCTGCTGCAACTGTAACTCGCACTATTGTTGAAGTTATTCAG GTGTGCCATAAACATGGAGTCATGCATCGTGATCTTAAGCCTGAAAATTTCTTGTTTGggaataagaaagaaaatgcgCCATTGAAGGCTATTGATTTTGGGCTTTCTGTGATCTTTAAGCCTG GTGAGACATTTAATGAGATTGTAGGAAGTCCTTATTACATGGCTCCTGAGGTGCTGAAAAGAAATTACGGACCAGAAGTGGATGTCTGGAGTGCTGGTGTAATTCTCTACATCTTACTCTGTGGTGTTCCACCTTTTTGGGCAG AAACTGAACAAGGAGTTGCACAAGCAATCATTAGATCTGTCGTGGATTTTAAAAGGGACCCATGGCCGAAGGTATCTGATAGTGCAAAAGACCTTGTCAAGAAAATGCTCAATCCTGACCCGAAGCAGCGGCTGTCTGCTCAGGAAGTGCTTG ATCATCCTTGGGTACAAAATGCAAAGAAGGCTCCTAATGTTTCTCTTGGTGAAACTGTCAGAGCAAGGCTCAAGCAATTTTCTGTAATGAACAAATTGAAGAAAAGAGCTTTAAGG GTGATTGCGGAGCATTTGTCTGTGGAGGAAGTTGCTGGAATAAAGGAGGGATTCCAGGTAATGGATACAGGTAACAAAGGGAAGATTGATATTAACGAGTTGAGAGCTGGATTGGTCAAGCTTGGACATCAGATGCCTGAAGCAGATCTTCAAATTCTTATGGAAGCT GGTGATGTAGATAAAGATGGATATCTCGACTATGGGGAGTTTGTAGCGATCTCTGTCCACCTAAAAAAGATGGGCAATGATGATGACCACCTTAAAAAAGCCTTTGATTTCTTTGATAGAGATCAAAGTGGTTATATAGAAATAGATGAGCTAAGATCTGCCTTAGCTGATGCTGATGAAGTTGATGCCAATAGTGAAGAAGTAATTAAAGCCATTATTCAGGATGTAGACACTGACAAG GACGGACGGATAAGTTACGAGGAGTTCGCAACAATGATGACGGCAGGCACAGATTGGAGAAAGGCATCAAGACAATATTCAAGAGAACGATACAACAACCTCAGCTTGAAATTGATGAAGGATGGCTCGATAGAGGTGACAATGTGA
- the LOC113774956 gene encoding uncharacterized protein LOC113774956, with the protein MMSGGTLLVSRFTSFRTPLPRPNNGRFSMRICHKRGQVSAGDMSPRRTPSAFCIPSSLRVILVTAALAAAASAAVFSAVAVEAGADSETLSNVPQTLSGECSSVSGKDDCKKPRIQRPKSKKAETCTVKCVNTCIRGGLGSPGEGPLNIRRPLVVFKQGFRSRQYCLIECSDICNLIGDGDDGP; encoded by the coding sequence ATGATGAGTGGAGGGACGTTGCTTGTAAGCCGTTTCACAAGCTTCAGAACTCCATTACCAAGACCAAATAATGGTCGGTTCTCAATGCGAATATGCCACAAAAGAGGACAGGTAAGCGCTGGAGACATGAGCCCAAGAAGAACCCCATCCGCATTTTGCATCCCTTCTTCATTGAGAGTAATACTAGTCACAGCAGCATTGGCTGCAGCTGCATCAGCAGCCGTATTCTCTGCAGTCGCGGTGGAAGCAGGGGCAGATAGCGAAACACTGTCCAATGTGCCACAAACTTTGTCAGGAGAATGCAGTTCAGTTTCCGGCAAGGATGACTGCAAGAAGCCCCGGATTCAACGACCCAAGTCCAAGAAGGCCGAGACTTGCACGGTCAAGTGCGTCAACACCTGCATAAGAGGCGGCCTTGGATCCCCGGGTGAAGGCCCTCTTAATATCAGGAGGCCTCTGGTGGTTTTCAAGCAAGGCTTCCGCAGTCGTCAATACTGCTTGATTGAGTGCTCTGATATTTGTAATTTGATTGGTGACGGTGATGATGGACCATAG
- the LOC113773427 gene encoding putative elongation factor TypA-like SVR3, chloroplastic, with product MDMAICSHTSLSTSNPYISPRIVNYTANRKSFSFSSSSFKFKKPFFGCTPPLCFSTKASFSLGSRIPLQKSIKCSVSQAETTTDKRAQLTRRNDVRNIAIVAHVDHGKTTLVDAMLKQAKVFRDNQFVQERIMDSNDLERERGITILSKNTSITFNDTKINIIDTPGHSDFGGEVERILNMVEGVLLVVDSVEGPMPQTRFVLKKALEFGHAVIVVVNKIDRPSARPDYVVNSTFELFIELNASDEQCDFQVIYASGIKGKAGLSPENLADDLGPLFESILRCIPGPRIDRDGALQMLATNIEYDEHKGRIAIGRLHAGILCRGMDVRICTSEDECRFGRVRELFVYEKFSRVPAEIVEAGDICAVCGIDDIQIGETIADKSSGKPLPSIQVEEPTVKMAFSINTSPFVGREGKYVTSRNIRDRLYRELERNLAMKVEDGETADTFIVSGRGTLHITILIENMRREGYEFMVGPPKVINKKVNDKLLEPYEISTVEVREEYMGPVVELLGKRRGQMFDMQGVGSEGTVLLKYKIPTRGLLGLRNAILTASRGTAILHTIFDGYGSWAGDITTRDQGSLVAFEDGTSTSYALASSQERGHLFIGPGVDVYKGQVVGIHQRPGDLSLNVCKKKAATNVRSNKEQTVVLDTPLDYSLDDCIEYIQEDELVEVTPKSIRMCKNPKFAKKSGGRS from the exons ATGGACATGGCAATTTGCTCACACACTTCTCTCTCCACCAGTAATCCCTATATATCACCGAGAATTGTTAATTATACTGCTAATAGGAAAAGCTtcagtttttcttcttcttcatttaaGTTCAAGAAACCATTTTTTGGTTGCACCCCACCTTTATGTTTTTCAACCAAAGCGTCATTCAGTCTTGGTTCAAGAATCCCGCTTCAGAAATCCATCAAATGCTCGGTTTCTCAAGCTGAAACCACAACTG ATAAAAGGGCCCAATTAACGAGAAGAAATGATGTAAGGAATATAGCAATTGTCGCTCACGTAGATCATGGGAAGACCACCCTTGTTGATGCAATGCTGAAGCAAGCAAAG GTTTTTCGTGATAACCAATTTGTACAGGAAAGGATAATGGACTCAAATGATCTAGAGCGTGAAAGGGGAATTACCATACTTAGCAAAAACACATCAATCACATTTAATGATACAAAAATAAACATAATTGATACTCCAGGCCACTCTGACTTTGGAGGTGAAGTTGAACGCATACTCAACATGGTGGAAGGAGTTCTGCTAGTG GTAGATTCAGTTGAGGGTCCGATGCCACAGACAAGATTTGTTTTGAAGAAGGCTCTCGAATTTGGCCATGCTGTAATAGTTGTTGTTAATAAAATTGACAGGCCATCTGCTCGCCCTGACTATGTTGTCAATTCCACATTTGAATTGTTCATAGAACTAAATGCATCAGATGAACAG TGTGATTTTCAAGTCATATATGCTAGCGGCATCAAGGGAAAGGCTGGACTGTCTCCGGAGAATTTGGCAGATGATCTTGGACCACTTTTTGAGTCCATTCTGAGATGCATACCAGGACCAAGAATTGACAGAGATGGTGCACTTCAAATGCTT GCTACAAATATCGAGTATGATGAACATAAAGGACGGATCGCTATTGGGCGTTTGCATGCAGGAATTTTGTGTAGAGGAATGGATGTGCGG ATATGCACTTCTGAAGATGAATGCAGATTTGGAAGAGTAAGAGAACTGTTTGTGTATGAGAAGTTCAGTAGAGTCCCTGCAGAAATTGTGGAAGCTGGTGATATCTGTGCTGTGTGTGGCATTGATGATATCCAG ATAGGGGAGACAATTGCAGACAAAAGTTCTGGGAAACCATTGCCTTCTATTCAAGTGGAAGAACCTACTGTGAAAATGGCTTTCTCAATCAACACTTCACCTTTTGTTGGCCGTGAG GGAAAATATGTTACCAGTAGAAATATTAGAGATCGGCTCTACCGTGAACTTGAGCGGAATTTGGCAATGAAGGTAGAAGATGGTGAAACAGCTGATACTTTCATTGTTAGTGGACGGGGTACTTTGCATATCACAATATTGATAGAGAACAT GCGAAGGGAAGGATATGAATTCATGGTTGGACCCCCAAAAGTGATTAATAAAAAAGTGAATGATAAGCTACTAGAACCTTATGAG ATTTCTACTGTGGAGGTACGAGAAGAATACATGGGTCCAGTGGTTGAACTACTTGGTAAAAGGCGTGGGCAAATGTTTGACATGCAAGGAGTTGG GTCGGAAGGTACAGTTCTGCTGAAGTATAAGATACCAACTCGTGGTCTTCTTGGATTGCGGAATGCAATTTTGACAGCTTCTCGAGGGACTGCCATACTTCACACAATATTTGATGGCTATGGATCTTGGGCTGGTGATATAACTACCCGTGATCAGGGATCTCTG GTTGCTTTCGAGGATGGCACTAGTACATCTTATGCCCTTGCAAGTTCACAAGAAAGAGGGCATCTGTTTATTGGCCCTGGTGTTGATGTTTATAAAGGTCAAGTAGTTGGGATTCATCAGCGGCCTGGAGATTTATCCTTGAATGTTTGTAAGAAAAAAGCTGCTACAAATGTCCGTTCAAATAAGGAACAAACAG TGGTTCTTGATACCCCGCTGGATTATAGTTTGGATGACTGCATAGAGTACATTCAAGAAGATGAGCTGGTTGAAGTTACTCCGAAGAGTATAAGAATGTGCAAAAATCCCAAATTTGCAAAGAAGAGTGGTGGTAGAAGTTGA